Proteins from a genomic interval of Caldicellulosiruptor diazotrophicus:
- the uidA gene encoding beta-glucuronidase, producing the protein MQLDKKGIINYEIEIEGQECDKKEVRVTVVDKEGKKVAENIGKSGILEISDAQFWEPDNPYLYALNVETIEDGVVEDLYTLPVGIRTVKVEGNKLLLNNKPIYLKGFGKHEDADIRGKGYDPVIAIKDFNLLKWIGANSFRTSHYPYAEEILNLADEQGILIIDEAPAVGMNFFNKNEKVFCKDRVNEETLKHHIQVIRELIARDKNHPCVIMWSVANEAATYEEEAYEYFKKVVDEVKKLDSTRPVTIVESSFPDETKVGSLVDVICVNRYYSWYTDCGKLDLIEFQLEKELKRWYELFKKPIIVSEYGADTIAGFHSDPPVMFSEEYQCEMLERFHRVFDRLDFVVGEHVWNFADFATKQAVHRVMGNRKGVFTRQRQPKMAAFLLKKRWQNSEYKKLED; encoded by the coding sequence TTGCAACTAGATAAAAAAGGCATTATTAATTATGAAATTGAAATAGAAGGACAAGAGTGCGATAAGAAAGAAGTAAGGGTGACAGTTGTTGATAAGGAAGGGAAGAAAGTTGCAGAGAATATAGGGAAAAGTGGGATACTTGAAATTTCTGATGCGCAATTTTGGGAACCTGACAATCCGTACCTTTACGCATTGAACGTTGAAACCATTGAAGATGGTGTGGTTGAAGACCTCTATACTCTTCCAGTAGGAATTAGGACTGTAAAGGTTGAGGGCAATAAACTTTTACTCAACAACAAACCAATTTACCTAAAAGGATTTGGCAAGCATGAAGATGCTGATATAAGAGGAAAAGGATATGATCCTGTAATAGCCATAAAAGATTTTAATCTGCTGAAATGGATAGGAGCTAACTCATTCAGAACTTCGCATTATCCATATGCAGAGGAGATTTTGAATTTGGCAGACGAGCAAGGTATTTTAATAATAGATGAAGCACCAGCTGTTGGTATGAACTTTTTCAACAAAAATGAGAAAGTGTTCTGCAAAGACAGGGTAAACGAAGAAACTCTAAAACATCATATTCAAGTAATAAGGGAGCTTATAGCAAGGGATAAAAATCATCCATGTGTAATAATGTGGAGCGTGGCAAATGAGGCAGCAACATACGAAGAAGAGGCATATGAATATTTCAAAAAAGTAGTAGATGAGGTCAAAAAACTTGATAGTACAAGACCTGTAACGATAGTTGAATCTTCATTTCCTGATGAGACAAAAGTGGGAAGTCTTGTTGACGTCATATGTGTAAACAGATACTACTCATGGTATACAGATTGTGGGAAACTTGATTTGATAGAATTTCAATTAGAGAAAGAATTAAAACGTTGGTATGAACTATTCAAAAAACCGATTATTGTTTCAGAATATGGAGCCGATACTATAGCGGGATTTCATAGCGACCCACCTGTCATGTTTTCTGAAGAGTATCAATGCGAAATGTTAGAAAGATTTCACAGAGTTTTTGATAGATTAGATTTTGTAGTAGGCGAGCATGTTTGGAATTTTGCAGACTTTGCAACAAAGCAGGCTGTTCACAGAGTAATGGGCAACAGAAAAGGTGTATTTACAAGACAAAGACAGCCAAAAATGGCAGCATTTTTACTAAAAAAGAGATGGCAAAATTCAGAGTACAAAAAGTTGGAGGATTAA
- a CDS encoding DUF72 domain-containing protein, with translation MNNLKIYIGTSGFSYSHWRGIFYPEKLPTSRMFEFYVMHFRTTEINSSFYRLPQEKTVLNWLNFSQAEFVFSLKAPRTITHIKRFLNVEDEWKKFENRVKLLKEKLGAILLQLPPSFKADEENVKRLFNFLDDKENFVFAIEFRHKSWFVDDIYDILRSKNIAFVIADSSRYPKEKIITANFAYIRLHGPKEMFSSSYSESELKNLAIDIKEYSKICEKIYVYFNNDFNGYAVENAKTLVKILENIL, from the coding sequence ATGAATAATTTAAAAATTTATATTGGCACATCTGGTTTTTCATATTCCCACTGGAGAGGAATATTTTATCCTGAAAAATTGCCAACATCCAGAATGTTTGAGTTTTATGTAATGCATTTTAGAACAACAGAAATTAATTCAAGTTTTTATAGACTTCCTCAAGAAAAAACTGTCTTGAACTGGTTGAACTTTTCACAAGCTGAATTTGTATTTTCTTTAAAAGCTCCAAGGACTATAACCCATATCAAAAGGTTTTTGAATGTTGAAGATGAGTGGAAAAAGTTTGAGAATAGAGTAAAATTGCTAAAAGAAAAGCTTGGAGCAATTTTGTTACAGTTACCTCCAAGCTTTAAGGCTGATGAGGAAAATGTAAAAAGATTATTTAATTTCTTGGATGACAAGGAAAATTTTGTGTTTGCAATTGAATTTAGGCATAAAAGCTGGTTTGTAGATGATATATATGACATTTTAAGAAGCAAAAATATAGCATTTGTAATTGCAGATTCAAGTCGCTATCCTAAAGAAAAAATTATAACTGCTAATTTTGCATATATTCGACTTCATGGCCCAAAAGAAATGTTTTCTTCAAGCTACTCAGAATCTGAGCTTAAAAATCTTGCAATAGATATAAAGGAATATTCTAAAATTTGTGAAAAAATTTACGTATATTTTAACAATGATTTTAACGGTTATGCAGTGGAAAATGCCAAAACCTTAGTAAAGATTTTGGAAAATATTTTATAA
- a CDS encoding sugar ABC transporter substrate-binding protein, with product MNHIYKTKKPSKRSKVKIFWVFFLLILVVAGIIILIAHIPDISKNEQKFLKPSKVRIGFAMGTLKEERWFKDRDILIAKAHERGYEVEWVNANENDIEQINQVKYLLGKNINILIIVPNNYEKCSSAINLAKKKGIKVISYDRLVKNSDIDVYVSFNNYKVGELMAKWLLKKVPYGNYVFLLGDPGDYNVQMIKEGYHKVLDLFIQKKQINNILEKYCYNWRKEYAYNYVNNLLEEGKRIDAVLASNDSLAEGAIMALSEKRLAGSVPVTGQDADISACQRIVKGTQLMTVYKPIDKLVDLTLDIVDRLIKGKPLKPNYTINNGYKNVPIFFIDPIGVDKTNINDTVIKDNFHTWDEVYITK from the coding sequence ATGAACCATATTTATAAAACTAAAAAGCCATCAAAAAGAAGTAAAGTAAAAATTTTTTGGGTGTTTTTTTTGCTGATTCTTGTTGTAGCAGGTATTATAATTTTAATTGCACATATCCCTGATATTTCTAAAAATGAGCAAAAATTTTTAAAACCATCAAAAGTGAGAATTGGCTTTGCAATGGGTACACTTAAGGAGGAAAGATGGTTCAAAGACAGAGACATCTTGATTGCAAAAGCACATGAAAGAGGATATGAAGTTGAATGGGTCAATGCAAATGAAAATGATATTGAACAAATAAATCAGGTTAAATATCTTTTGGGTAAGAACATAAACATTTTGATTATTGTTCCTAATAATTACGAAAAATGTAGCAGTGCAATAAATTTAGCGAAAAAGAAGGGGATAAAAGTTATAAGTTATGACAGACTTGTTAAAAACAGTGACATCGATGTATATGTTTCTTTTAACAATTACAAAGTAGGGGAGCTTATGGCAAAATGGCTTTTGAAAAAAGTTCCATATGGAAACTACGTCTTTTTACTTGGCGACCCCGGAGATTACAATGTTCAGATGATTAAGGAAGGCTATCACAAAGTATTGGATTTATTTATTCAGAAAAAGCAAATTAACAACATCTTAGAAAAATATTGTTATAATTGGAGAAAGGAGTATGCCTATAATTATGTTAACAACCTTTTAGAAGAGGGTAAAAGAATTGACGCGGTTTTAGCTTCGAATGATTCTCTTGCTGAAGGCGCTATTATGGCACTCTCTGAAAAGAGGCTTGCAGGCAGTGTACCTGTAACAGGCCAAGATGCAGACATCTCAGCATGTCAAAGAATTGTCAAGGGCACTCAGCTCATGACAGTATACAAACCCATCGACAAACTTGTTGACCTCACGCTTGATATAGTTGACAGGCTCATAAAAGGCAAACCTTTAAAACCTAACTACACTATTAACAATGGTTACAAAAATGTTCCCATTTTTTTTATTGACCCCATAGGTGTTGACAAAACTAATATCAACGATACTGTTATAAAAGATAATTTTCATACATGGGATGAGGTTTATATAACAAAGTAG
- a CDS encoding helix-turn-helix domain-containing protein, with the protein MTYKVLIADDEKIVVDSIKFILENNLDIDFEISTFTSGREALENLLFYSYHIAFIDIKMPDLGGLELIEEYRKMRNSDFPIFIIVSAYDRFEFAKKAIKEKAFAYILKPYSIEDIISTIHSAIAQVDSILAKTKESIEKNAQLIVMRNLLENSFIPTLIFKNAFDIVDVNQYEKIFGTNLKSGFLMVLTLKDKNDLVSSFKELDNIRKDIKISFEHKVLTSIGMGEYLICFFPAQSQKEVEVLQEKIQEILKQKPYWNSIKIGFSDLYYLEEGYENAFWEAYHLTLDLEFPEENEENEHLLLLTENLEAKLIHSFNNPTQIPMIENYMTQLCRLYIELFGENNLKYKVIKLIIMLLLETGIATSDESIDVEKLISQILNSSYEQIIEIFKKAVLTLFSKAKSKHEQIISNDSINKAIEFINQNYSNEITLSQISSTFNFNPYYFSKLFKKYTGVSFKTYLTKLRIQKACQLLKNTSKSIKEISFAVGFSDPNYFIKAFKKFTGMTPSAFRNSPADINSI; encoded by the coding sequence ATGACGTATAAAGTTTTAATTGCCGACGATGAAAAAATAGTTGTAGATTCTATTAAGTTTATACTCGAAAATAATCTGGATATAGATTTTGAAATTTCTACATTTACATCAGGTAGAGAAGCACTTGAAAACTTGCTTTTTTATTCTTACCATATAGCTTTTATAGACATTAAAATGCCAGACTTGGGCGGACTTGAACTTATAGAAGAGTACAGGAAAATGAGAAATTCAGATTTCCCAATTTTCATTATTGTTTCTGCATACGATAGGTTTGAGTTTGCCAAAAAAGCAATAAAGGAAAAGGCATTTGCATATATCCTAAAACCGTATTCAATAGAAGATATAATCTCAACCATACACTCTGCAATAGCCCAAGTAGATAGCATTTTGGCCAAAACAAAAGAAAGCATAGAAAAAAATGCACAGCTGATTGTAATGAGAAACTTGCTTGAAAATAGTTTTATACCTACTTTAATATTCAAAAATGCATTCGATATTGTTGATGTAAATCAATATGAAAAAATCTTTGGCACAAATCTCAAAAGCGGTTTTTTAATGGTTTTAACTCTCAAAGACAAAAATGATTTGGTCTCAAGCTTCAAAGAACTTGACAATATTCGAAAAGACATAAAAATCTCTTTTGAACACAAAGTTTTAACATCAATTGGCATGGGTGAGTATCTCATTTGTTTTTTCCCAGCTCAGTCGCAGAAAGAAGTAGAGGTTTTGCAAGAAAAAATTCAGGAAATTCTAAAACAAAAACCTTACTGGAATAGTATTAAAATTGGATTTAGTGACCTTTATTACTTAGAAGAAGGATACGAAAATGCATTCTGGGAGGCATACCATTTAACTCTTGACTTAGAGTTCCCAGAAGAAAATGAAGAAAATGAACATCTTCTGTTATTGACAGAAAATTTAGAAGCAAAACTGATTCATTCTTTCAACAACCCAACACAAATCCCTATGATAGAAAACTATATGACCCAGCTATGCAGATTGTACATTGAACTTTTTGGGGAAAATAACCTAAAATACAAGGTGATAAAACTTATTATAATGTTGTTGCTTGAAACTGGAATAGCAACCAGTGATGAGTCTATAGATGTAGAAAAATTAATTTCGCAAATACTTAATTCTTCTTATGAACAGATTATAGAAATATTTAAAAAAGCTGTACTGACACTTTTTAGCAAGGCAAAAAGCAAACATGAACAGATTATAAGCAACGATTCAATAAACAAAGCAATAGAGTTTATAAACCAAAACTACAGTAACGAAATTACACTTTCACAGATAAGTTCAACCTTTAACTTTAATCCATATTATTTCAGCAAATTGTTTAAAAAATACACAGGTGTAAGTTTCAAGACATACCTTACAAAGCTTAGAATTCAAAAAGCTTGTCAGCTTCTGAAAAATACATCAAAGAGTATAAAAGAAATATCATTTGCAGTTGGTTTTTCTGACCCAAACTATTTTATTAAGGCTTTTAAAAAGTTCACGGGGATGACACCCTCTGCTTTTAGAAACTCACCAGCAGATATAAATTCCATCTAA
- a CDS encoding sensor histidine kinase, with translation MEIHHKAQKQLNDIRRINTLVILVWTLFASLLSIVFSNTFTTPIINLSKVANKIAHGNLEAQLPQYSSNDEVAVLYQSFYNMISNIKDMVKKLEEKAEIERMYAQQKIEAIKYRQALQEAELKNLQAQINPHFLFNTLNTILQIAMFENAKQTYEILLRTSNYLRYVVHNINRIVKLEDEIENVNNYMYIYRMRFGNKITVEINVEDDTKLLLMPCMILQPLVENAIVHGFKEKESGLIKIMAHKVKENVEIVVWDNGSGIEEEILEDLKNFSFEDNKTTGIGLSNIAKRLSYFYGVERPLYIESNVEGGTKVIIKVPFITDYSKLPKNEVNTL, from the coding sequence ATGGAGATTCATCATAAAGCGCAAAAACAGCTAAATGACATAAGAAGAATTAATACACTGGTAATACTTGTATGGACATTATTTGCTTCTTTACTGAGCATAGTCTTCAGCAACACATTTACAACACCGATTATTAATCTTTCAAAGGTGGCAAACAAGATAGCCCATGGCAACTTAGAAGCTCAGCTCCCGCAATATTCTTCTAACGATGAGGTTGCAGTTTTGTACCAGTCTTTTTATAACATGATTTCAAACATAAAAGATATGGTTAAAAAGCTTGAAGAAAAAGCTGAAATTGAAAGAATGTATGCCCAACAAAAGATTGAAGCGATAAAGTACAGACAGGCACTGCAAGAAGCAGAGCTGAAGAACCTGCAAGCTCAGATAAACCCTCACTTTTTGTTCAATACTTTAAACACTATTCTTCAGATAGCCATGTTTGAAAATGCAAAGCAGACATATGAGATTTTGCTTAGAACCTCAAATTATTTAAGATATGTTGTTCACAATATAAACAGGATTGTAAAGCTTGAAGATGAAATAGAAAATGTAAATAATTACATGTATATATATCGCATGAGATTTGGTAATAAGATAACTGTTGAAATCAATGTTGAAGATGACACAAAGCTTTTACTTATGCCATGCATGATACTTCAGCCACTTGTTGAAAATGCTATTGTTCATGGATTCAAAGAAAAAGAAAGCGGACTTATAAAAATTATGGCACACAAGGTTAAAGAAAATGTAGAGATTGTTGTCTGGGACAATGGAAGTGGAATCGAAGAAGAAATACTTGAAGACTTGAAAAACTTTTCATTTGAAGACAATAAAACAACTGGAATAGGACTTAGTAACATTGCAAAACGTCTTTCGTACTTTTACGGTGTTGAAAGACCTCTTTATATAGAGTCAAATGTTGAAGGTGGAACAAAAGTGATAATAAAAGTGCCGTTTATAACAGATTATTCAAAGCTTCCAAAAAATGAGGTGAATACTTTATGA
- a CDS encoding CHASE3 domain-containing protein, giving the protein MKFFSVQSKLLAFFFIIILSLLAIDILIQYNNSYIVNLVNETFETINTINTTKEEISLLNSNLQRYLISGDSDSMLSVYGSLNSIDEQLTALENKITTKEEYLYYTNLITIFEYLSKLTERLVIFKKGNYRFLKHILNMLIFQNF; this is encoded by the coding sequence ATGAAGTTTTTTTCTGTGCAGAGCAAGCTTCTTGCATTTTTCTTTATAATAATTTTGTCACTGCTTGCAATTGATATTTTAATTCAGTACAACAATAGTTACATTGTAAATCTGGTAAACGAAACATTTGAAACAATAAATACAATCAATACAACAAAAGAAGAAATATCTTTGCTAAATTCTAATCTTCAAAGATATCTAATTTCAGGAGACTCTGATTCTATGCTTTCTGTTTACGGCTCTCTAAATTCAATTGACGAACAACTAACAGCCCTTGAAAACAAAATTACAACAAAAGAAGAATACCTATACTATACAAATTTAATTACTATATTTGAGTATCTTAGTAAGTTAACTGAACGACTTGTAATTTTCAAAAAAGGAAATTACCGCTTTCTAAAACATATTCTGAATATGTTGATTTTTCAAAATTTTTAA
- a CDS encoding sugar ABC transporter substrate-binding protein: protein MRKRLQNLSFRLIAFFSAIIFVAIALYDIYNIRFINITDKKTNFKNSVKIMMILPQNQTYWNWFLEKYKDTSEKKGIISDIVFYNTSAEAYKYLKLATVTKPDAIVMCNIYNSKEIAQMLPIIKSNSIFIVSLFNDMLFKYEDVFVGIDYYYKGKIAGKIIYKVLNEKNSIPKNLRIAIVNPFYTTIGGTLEVKGLTDFLKSKGIKEITIKNFNFEYPAFPSEEVARQLIVEDKLRFNVIYIGSETDTLTIAQNIITFNKLDKFIVIGAGTNEKLQKYVKEKIINGIINDKGDLISQKLCEAILSWKKFGHASSYISTNFNVIE from the coding sequence ATGCGAAAAAGACTGCAAAATTTGAGCTTTAGATTGATAGCTTTTTTTAGTGCAATCATCTTTGTAGCTATTGCATTATATGACATTTATAATATAAGATTTATAAATATCACGGATAAAAAGACAAACTTTAAAAATTCAGTAAAGATAATGATGATACTACCTCAAAATCAGACATACTGGAACTGGTTTTTGGAAAAATATAAAGATACCTCCGAAAAGAAGGGAATTATAAGTGATATTGTATTTTATAACACCTCTGCAGAAGCATATAAATATTTGAAATTGGCAACTGTGACAAAACCAGATGCAATTGTTATGTGCAATATATACAATTCAAAAGAAATTGCTCAGATGTTGCCAATTATCAAAAGCAATAGTATTTTTATTGTATCCCTATTTAATGATATGCTCTTTAAATACGAAGATGTATTTGTAGGGATTGATTATTATTATAAAGGAAAGATAGCTGGAAAGATTATATACAAAGTTTTAAATGAAAAAAATAGCATTCCAAAAAACTTAAGAATAGCAATTGTCAATCCTTTTTATACAACAATTGGGGGGACACTTGAGGTAAAAGGCCTTACTGATTTTCTAAAATCTAAAGGTATAAAAGAAATTACTATAAAAAACTTTAACTTTGAATACCCTGCATTTCCATCTGAGGAGGTTGCAAGACAGCTCATTGTAGAAGACAAACTAAGATTCAATGTAATTTATATTGGAAGTGAGACAGACACTCTTACAATTGCTCAAAATATTATAACCTTTAATAAGCTTGACAAATTTATTGTAATTGGTGCTGGTACCAATGAAAAACTTCAAAAATATGTAAAAGAAAAGATAATCAATGGTATTATAAACGACAAAGGAGATTTAATCTCTCAAAAGCTTTGCGAGGCAATACTTAGCTGGAAAAAGTTTGGTCATGCATCTTCTTATATTTCAACAAATTTTAACGTTATTGAATAA
- the xylF gene encoding D-xylose ABC transporter substrate-binding protein produces MKKSLLRIVAIFVAVAFIVGIGFAVIPKYASAKSSKKQIKIGLSLATLQEERWHKDRDEFVKAAQKLGAKVLVQAANMDDVKQKEQCENLISQGVDVLVIVPNNAEVFTSIIDEAHKAKIPVISYDRLIKNANVDLYVSFDNIKVGELQGKYLTSKVPKGNYFVFRGAPTDNNATLFYQGAMKYIQPLVKSGKVKVLFDQPVKDWKPEEALRLCENALTAAKNNVQGILAPNDGTAGGIIQALKAQGLAGKVVVTGQDADLAAVKRIVEGTQTMTVFKDVRLLAKKAAEVAVELAKGKKVSQLKDVNGKVYNGKINVPSVLLTPIAVDKSNIDKVLIQSGWFTKEQVYGKK; encoded by the coding sequence ATGAAAAAGTCACTATTAAGAATTGTTGCTATTTTTGTCGCGGTTGCATTCATAGTTGGTATTGGCTTTGCAGTTATTCCAAAGTATGCAAGTGCAAAATCTTCTAAAAAGCAAATCAAAATTGGATTATCTTTGGCTACTTTGCAGGAGGAAAGATGGCACAAAGACAGAGATGAGTTTGTAAAAGCAGCTCAAAAGCTTGGTGCAAAAGTTTTGGTTCAAGCTGCCAATATGGATGATGTGAAACAAAAAGAACAGTGTGAGAATTTAATTAGCCAGGGTGTAGATGTTTTGGTTATAGTTCCAAACAATGCAGAAGTTTTCACATCCATCATTGATGAAGCACACAAAGCTAAAATACCAGTAATTTCATACGACAGATTAATTAAGAATGCAAATGTCGACCTTTATGTTTCATTTGACAATATAAAGGTTGGCGAACTTCAGGGTAAGTATTTGACATCAAAAGTTCCAAAGGGTAACTACTTTGTATTCAGAGGTGCTCCAACAGACAACAACGCAACACTCTTCTACCAAGGAGCTATGAAGTACATCCAGCCTCTTGTAAAGAGTGGCAAAGTAAAAGTTCTCTTTGACCAGCCAGTAAAAGACTGGAAACCAGAAGAGGCTTTGAGACTTTGTGAGAATGCTCTTACTGCAGCAAAGAACAACGTTCAAGGAATCTTGGCGCCAAACGATGGAACAGCTGGTGGAATCATTCAGGCTCTCAAAGCACAGGGTCTTGCTGGCAAGGTTGTTGTAACAGGTCAGGATGCAGACCTTGCAGCTGTAAAGAGAATTGTTGAAGGTACACAGACAATGACAGTGTTCAAAGATGTAAGACTTTTAGCTAAAAAAGCGGCAGAAGTTGCAGTTGAGCTTGCAAAAGGCAAAAAAGTTTCACAGCTCAAAGACGTGAATGGTAAGGTTTATAATGGAAAGATTAATGTTCCATCAGTGCTTTTGACACCTATTGCGGTTGATAAGTCTAACATTGACAAGGTACTTATCCAGAGCGGTTGGTTTACCAAGGAACAGGTTTATGGCAAGAAGTAA
- a CDS encoding xylose ABC transporter ATP-binding protein — protein MSEYILEMVHITKEFPGVKALDDVTFKVKKGEIHALVGENGAGKSTLMKILSGVYPYGTYSGDIFIEGKKQHFRNIKDSEHAGVAIIYQELTLVKGMTVGENIFLGREPVVNGIINWNKVYADSKKLFEKLNIEIDVYEKVENLGIGQQQMVEIAKAISKNSKILILDEPTAALTESETRQLFRILKDLKNHGVTCIYISHRLEEIFEIADTVTVLRDGKTISTDPISNLTEDEIIKRMVGRELTQRYPKVPHKAKRTIMEVRNFSVYDKDNPEKKIIDNVSFEIKEGEILGISGLMGAGRTELFMSIFGAYPGRKEGEIWLEGKKISINNPREAIEHGICYLSEDRKRYGLVLMMDIKDNILLPNYQKFASAGIINIPKSLSTALDYVGKLRIKIASPFQQVMNLSGGNQQKVIIAKWLLANPKILILDEPTRGIDVGAKYEIYNLMNQFVDQGVGIVMISSELPEILGMSDRILVMQKGKIAGQLMADEATQEKIMTLATGGR, from the coding sequence ATGAGCGAATATATTCTTGAGATGGTACACATAACAAAAGAATTTCCAGGCGTCAAAGCACTTGACGATGTAACTTTTAAGGTTAAAAAAGGGGAGATTCACGCTCTTGTTGGCGAAAATGGTGCAGGAAAATCTACTTTGATGAAGATTTTAAGCGGTGTGTATCCATATGGCACATACAGCGGAGATATTTTTATTGAAGGTAAAAAACAACATTTTAGAAATATAAAAGATAGCGAACATGCCGGCGTTGCAATAATTTATCAGGAGCTAACACTTGTTAAAGGCATGACTGTTGGCGAGAACATCTTTCTTGGCAGAGAACCTGTGGTAAACGGGATTATAAACTGGAATAAGGTATATGCTGATTCTAAAAAACTTTTCGAAAAACTAAACATTGAAATAGATGTTTATGAAAAAGTAGAAAATTTAGGAATAGGCCAGCAGCAGATGGTTGAAATTGCAAAAGCTATTTCTAAAAATAGTAAAATTTTGATACTTGATGAGCCAACTGCAGCATTAACTGAGAGTGAAACAAGGCAGCTTTTCAGAATTTTAAAAGACCTCAAAAACCACGGGGTTACTTGCATATATATCTCTCACAGGCTTGAAGAGATATTTGAAATAGCAGACACAGTAACAGTTTTAAGAGATGGTAAAACAATCTCAACAGACCCAATATCAAATCTCACAGAAGATGAGATAATAAAAAGAATGGTTGGGCGAGAGCTTACACAGAGGTATCCAAAAGTACCGCACAAAGCAAAAAGAACAATTATGGAAGTTAGAAACTTCTCTGTCTATGACAAAGACAATCCAGAAAAGAAAATTATTGATAATGTAAGCTTTGAGATAAAAGAAGGAGAAATTTTAGGTATTTCAGGACTTATGGGAGCTGGTAGAACTGAGCTTTTTATGAGTATATTTGGTGCATATCCAGGAAGAAAAGAAGGAGAAATCTGGCTTGAAGGAAAGAAAATAAGTATAAATAACCCCAGAGAAGCAATAGAACACGGGATATGCTATCTTTCAGAAGATAGAAAACGATATGGGCTTGTGCTCATGATGGATATAAAAGACAACATATTACTTCCAAACTATCAGAAATTTGCAAGTGCAGGTATCATAAATATTCCAAAGTCGCTCAGCACAGCTTTAGATTATGTTGGCAAGCTCAGAATTAAAATAGCTTCACCTTTCCAGCAGGTTATGAATTTGAGCGGTGGTAACCAGCAAAAGGTTATCATTGCTAAATGGCTTCTGGCAAATCCAAAGATTTTGATTTTGGATGAGCCGACAAGAGGTATTGACGTTGGTGCAAAATATGAAATTTATAACCTTATGAACCAGTTTGTTGACCAAGGCGTTGGAATAGTCATGATTTCGTCAGAACTTCCTGAGATTTTGGGTATGTCAGATAGAATACTTGTTATGCAAAAGGGCAAAATTGCAGGTCAGCTCATGGCCGATGAGGCAACTCAAGAAAAGATTATGACTTTAGCAACAGGAGGAAGATAG
- a CDS encoding sugar ABC transporter permease — translation MNWKKNLRTYTLIIAILLIWTIFTILTEGNFLTPRNLSMLARQMAITALVAIGMVFVIVAGHIDLSVGSVVGFTGAIAGVLQVWHGWSTPSTVIAVLIIGVLIGIWQGYWVAYRGVPAFIVTLAGMLIFRGGVLLASKGITISPFKESFTFIGQGYLNKALSIAFGAVLIVGYLLLTISQRNRRKKYNLEVLPIGLEIAKAAVVIALICAFTGVMISYEGISIPVLILVIFTILLTFVSQNTTFGKYVYAIGGNKEAASLSGINIKNVTMKIFILMGFLSALAGIVLTSRLDAATSGAGTNMELDAIAAAILGGTSTLGGEGTIPGAIIGALIMASIDNGMSLLNLEYSYQLIVKGLVLVFAVWLDIMSRKKA, via the coding sequence ATGAATTGGAAGAAAAACTTACGAACTTACACTCTCATAATTGCAATACTCCTTATCTGGACCATATTTACAATACTTACTGAAGGCAATTTTTTAACACCACGAAATCTATCTATGCTTGCAAGACAGATGGCAATTACAGCACTTGTTGCAATTGGCATGGTATTTGTAATTGTTGCAGGGCATATTGACCTGTCGGTTGGCTCTGTTGTTGGATTTACTGGTGCTATTGCAGGTGTTTTGCAGGTTTGGCATGGCTGGTCAACACCATCAACCGTAATTGCCGTTTTGATAATTGGTGTTCTTATTGGTATTTGGCAAGGATACTGGGTTGCATACAGAGGTGTTCCGGCATTTATTGTTACACTTGCAGGAATGCTCATTTTCAGAGGCGGCGTGCTTTTAGCAAGCAAGGGTATCACAATCTCTCCCTTTAAGGAAAGCTTTACATTTATTGGGCAGGGATATTTGAACAAAGCTTTGAGCATTGCGTTTGGTGCTGTTTTAATTGTTGGATATTTGCTTTTAACAATTAGCCAAAGAAATAGAAGGAAAAAGTACAACTTAGAAGTTCTGCCAATAGGACTTGAGATAGCAAAGGCAGCAGTTGTAATTGCACTCATTTGCGCATTTACAGGTGTCATGATAAGCTATGAAGGAATTTCTATTCCTGTGCTGATACTTGTTATATTCACAATACTTTTAACATTTGTTTCTCAGAACACGACATTTGGCAAATATGTGTATGCAATAGGTGGAAACAAAGAAGCAGCAAGTCTTTCAGGTATAAATATCAAAAATGTTACAATGAAGATCTTTATTCTCATGGGATTTTTATCGGCGCTGGCAGGAATTGTGTTAACATCAAGACTTGACGCTGCAACATCTGGTGCTGGAACAAATATGGAACTTGATGCAATTGCAGCAGCAATCCTTGGTGGAACAAGCACACTTGGTGGTGAAGGAACAATTCCTGGTGCAATCATAGGTGCTTTGATTATGGCAAGCATTGACAATGGTATGAGCCTTTTAAATTTGGAATATTCATACCAGCTGATTGTAAAAGGTCTTGTGCTTGTATTTGCTGTATGGCTTGATATTATGTCAAGAAAGAAAGCTTAA